In Streptomyces sp. NBC_00878, a single window of DNA contains:
- a CDS encoding ABC transporter ATP-binding protein — translation MSESTAVAEIEELTVEVGGRRIVDGVSLRVLPGKVTALVGASGSGKTTTGRALLGEFPSGARVTGSVRLEGSVRVNGLARVDEALVGYVPQHPAAVLNPARRVGALLFDIARGHVRELPRRARRAAAREHVLRALDMAQLPDGSRLLRHFPHQLSGGQQQRVVLAQALLLGARVVVADEPTTGQDALTKRRVVDELAAVAARGIGIVLLSHDLETVRALADEVLVMRDGRVVESGPTERVWLAPSHPWTRELLADRPTLTGEAPERSDSHTVLRVRGLRARHRGVEVLHAPELALRSGECVAVLGRSGSGKTTLARCIAGLHRTYEGEVLLDEVPLPPSLRDRTRGQLAAVQYVFQDARASFDERRPVFDQVARTAVRLRGVPPQAARAEASAVLNSLGLADELAARSPAGLSGGELQRAALARALLARPRVLVCDEITSGLDTVTRRGILDLLAGLLRDRGDLSLVLITHDLDTARLAARIAVLDAGEVVEQGAAQDILTAPAHPFTVSLLEKRSMEKRCAERRLVEKRRG, via the coding sequence GTGAGCGAGTCGACCGCGGTCGCGGAGATCGAGGAGCTGACCGTCGAGGTCGGCGGGCGGCGCATCGTCGACGGGGTGAGCCTGCGGGTTCTGCCGGGAAAGGTGACCGCGCTGGTCGGTGCCTCCGGCAGCGGGAAGACGACGACAGGGCGTGCGCTGCTCGGCGAGTTCCCGTCGGGCGCGCGGGTGACGGGCTCCGTACGGTTGGAAGGCTCCGTACGGGTGAACGGCCTCGCACGAGTGGACGAGGCCTTGGTCGGTTATGTCCCGCAGCATCCGGCGGCGGTGCTCAACCCCGCGCGGCGGGTGGGTGCGCTGCTGTTCGACATCGCGCGCGGCCATGTGCGCGAACTGCCCCGCCGTGCTCGTCGGGCCGCGGCGCGCGAGCATGTCCTGCGGGCCTTGGACATGGCTCAACTACCGGACGGATCACGCCTGTTGAGACACTTCCCGCATCAGCTCTCGGGCGGGCAGCAGCAGCGTGTCGTCCTCGCACAGGCCCTGCTTCTCGGCGCGCGGGTCGTCGTCGCGGACGAGCCCACCACCGGGCAGGACGCGCTGACGAAGCGACGCGTGGTGGACGAGCTGGCGGCGGTCGCCGCGCGGGGTATCGGCATCGTCCTGCTCAGCCACGACCTGGAGACCGTACGCGCACTCGCCGACGAGGTACTGGTCATGCGGGACGGCCGGGTCGTGGAGTCCGGGCCCACGGAACGGGTGTGGCTCGCGCCCTCTCATCCGTGGACGCGTGAACTCCTCGCGGACCGGCCGACGTTGACGGGCGAGGCACCGGAAAGGTCGGACTCGCACACCGTGCTGCGGGTCCGCGGTCTCCGTGCCCGGCACCGCGGCGTCGAGGTGCTGCATGCCCCGGAACTCGCCCTGCGGTCCGGCGAGTGCGTCGCTGTCCTCGGCCGCTCGGGCAGCGGAAAGACGACACTGGCCCGCTGCATTGCCGGGCTCCACCGCACGTACGAAGGAGAGGTGCTGCTCGACGAGGTCCCGCTGCCGCCCAGTCTGCGCGACCGTACGCGCGGTCAACTGGCCGCCGTGCAGTACGTGTTCCAGGACGCGCGGGCCTCCTTCGACGAACGTCGGCCGGTGTTCGACCAGGTGGCCCGTACGGCGGTACGGCTGCGTGGGGTGCCTCCCCAGGCGGCGCGAGCGGAGGCGTCAGCCGTGCTCAACAGCCTCGGCCTGGCGGACGAGTTGGCGGCCCGGTCCCCTGCCGGGCTCTCCGGTGGTGAACTCCAACGGGCCGCGCTGGCACGGGCCCTGCTCGCCCGGCCGCGGGTCCTGGTGTGCGACGAGATCACCTCCGGGCTCGACACGGTCACCCGCCGGGGCATCCTCGACCTGCTCGCCGGGCTGCTGCGCGACCGCGGCGACCTGTCCCTCGTACTGATCACGCACGACCTGGACACGGCCCGACTCGCCGCCAGGATCGCGGTGTTGGACGCCGGAGAGGTGGTCGAGCAAGGGGCGGCCCAGGACATCCTGACGGCGCCCGCGCATCCATTCACCGTGTCATTGCTGGAGAAGCGATCGATGGAGAAGCGATGTGCGGAGAGACGATTGGTGGAGAAGCGGCGGGGTTAG
- a CDS encoding class I SAM-dependent methyltransferase has product MTSGNLLTDNPELYEARFPDPERLAGRWAEDCLRRYAAGARVLDLGCGTGRDAAQLHASGRTVVGADLSEAMLAYARDRHPGPEYVHADLRDFSLGEFDAVVSLDSSLLYCHTNDDLDGFLASCRRGLAPGGLLVAEMRNGAYFLGRDGLLNTPRPNSFAWHGTSYRSTTTLHVDRTAQLLRRTRVWTADDGSAPVEQRSAWRLLLPQELRHFLTSHGFTVLALHDGPGPRTEPPWQEGDLPGTAAEADRLHVVARLDA; this is encoded by the coding sequence ATGACGAGCGGGAATCTGCTGACCGACAACCCGGAGCTGTACGAGGCCCGGTTCCCCGATCCCGAACGACTGGCCGGGCGGTGGGCCGAGGACTGCCTGCGGCGGTACGCGGCCGGTGCGAGGGTCCTCGACCTGGGCTGCGGCACCGGTCGGGACGCGGCCCAACTGCACGCGTCCGGGCGGACGGTCGTCGGGGCCGACCTCTCCGAGGCGATGCTGGCGTACGCCCGCGACCGGCATCCGGGTCCGGAGTACGTCCACGCCGATCTGCGGGACTTCTCGCTCGGGGAGTTCGACGCGGTGGTGTCTCTGGACAGTTCGCTGCTGTACTGCCACACCAATGACGACCTCGACGGCTTCCTCGCCTCCTGCCGCCGGGGCCTGGCACCGGGCGGGCTGCTCGTCGCCGAGATGCGCAACGGCGCCTACTTCCTCGGCCGCGACGGCCTGTTGAACACGCCGAGGCCCAACTCCTTTGCCTGGCACGGGACTTCGTACCGGTCGACAACCACGCTTCACGTCGACCGCACCGCGCAACTCCTGCGGCGTACCCGTGTATGGACCGCCGACGACGGCTCGGCTCCCGTCGAACAGCGGTCGGCCTGGCGGCTGCTCCTGCCGCAGGAACTGCGTCACTTCCTGACCTCCCACGGCTTCACCGTGCTCGCGCTGCACGACGGCCCGGGGCCGCGAACCGAACCGCCGTGGCAGGAAGGCGACCTGCCCGGGACGGCGGCCGAAGCCGACCGGCTGCACGTGGTGGCCCGGCTCGACGCCTGA
- a CDS encoding ABC transporter permease codes for MSGLGSWAARRLLLGGAQTVAVVLLVFVLTEALPGDAAVALVGDQPDPARIAAVREALDLDRPAYERLADWATGLLHADFGDSLTSGRPVSSYISDAFGPTLLLAGLTVALLVPVGFGLGVLAARFEGRFVDRLVSSVTLGVYAVPEFAFGVLLVTVFALRLDWLPPTAVGYGTDLLGHPAALVLPVLVLLSRPVCSLSRLVRAGMIDALASPYVAQARRYGIPGARVRYAHALPNAMAPAAQQLARTVDWLLCGVIVVEALFVIPGLGTVLMNAVAERDVPVVQGLAVVFGVITVVLNLGADLVAHRFAPRAEVAA; via the coding sequence GTGAGCGGACTGGGCTCGTGGGCCGCCCGGCGGCTGCTGCTCGGAGGTGCGCAGACCGTGGCCGTGGTGCTGCTGGTCTTCGTACTCACCGAGGCGCTGCCGGGCGACGCGGCGGTGGCCCTGGTCGGCGACCAGCCGGATCCGGCGCGGATCGCCGCCGTCCGCGAGGCGCTGGACCTGGACCGCCCCGCGTACGAGCGGCTCGCCGACTGGGCAACTGGCCTGCTACACGCAGACTTTGGGGACTCACTGACATCCGGGCGGCCCGTCTCCTCGTACATATCCGACGCCTTCGGGCCCACCCTGCTCCTCGCCGGTCTCACGGTCGCGTTGCTGGTCCCGGTCGGGTTCGGGCTCGGAGTGCTGGCCGCGCGGTTCGAGGGGCGGTTCGTGGACCGGCTGGTCAGTTCGGTGACGCTCGGGGTGTACGCGGTACCGGAGTTCGCGTTCGGGGTGCTGCTGGTGACGGTCTTCGCGCTGCGGCTCGACTGGCTGCCACCGACGGCGGTCGGTTACGGCACGGATCTGCTCGGGCATCCGGCCGCGCTCGTGCTGCCGGTGCTCGTCCTGCTGTCGCGGCCGGTGTGCTCGCTGTCCCGGCTGGTGCGCGCCGGGATGATCGACGCGCTCGCCTCGCCGTACGTCGCACAGGCCCGCCGGTACGGGATCCCGGGCGCCCGGGTGCGATACGCGCACGCGCTGCCGAACGCGATGGCACCGGCAGCACAACAACTCGCCCGCACCGTCGACTGGTTGTTGTGCGGGGTGATCGTGGTGGAGGCACTGTTCGTGATTCCCGGGCTGGGGACCGTACTGATGAACGCCGTCGCCGAGCGGGATGTGCCGGTGGTGCAGGGGCTGGCGGTGGTCTTCGGGGTGATCACCGTGGTGCTGAACCTGGGGGCCGATCTCGTCGCGCACCGGTTCGCGCCACGGGCGGAGGTGGCCGCGTGA
- a CDS encoding ABC transporter substrate-binding protein, with product MREYPGLRRRGFLAAASGVGALALVGCGGSDNESGNDSGSGTGGGSDGKPRRGGRLRAAFAGGGASETLDPHLANLFADAARAKALFDKLADYGDDLSAQPRLASGWEPNAGLDRWRVTLRKADFHDGKPVTAEDVLFSYRRIADPEKAFRARASLEPIDLKASRAVGERTMEFVLKRPIAEFPNVLAAFGAYIVPDGTSDADFDKKPVGSGPFRFVSFAPGRSAVFRRNDAYWDGAPHLDELEFVVANEESARVNALLGGQVEYAHELNPTTARAHEGKGRIQIVRLRNSAMQAFAMKTDRAPFDDKRVREAFFLIADRQELIDGALSGAGVVGNDLFGKGYEYYAEGLPQRRQDLDRARSLLKKAGAEKLKVTLDTSAVAAGFTEAAGIFRDQAAKAGVTVDVKMGSKDSYWADILDSGTLCCYRSGAMPIESHISQRLLTDSTTNATQWHHKDFDALYHQAQSTKDETERTAVFGRMQRRLYAEGGFLVWGFADWIIGTGRAVKGVERSAPANSLDWARFDKVWLA from the coding sequence ATGCGGGAATACCCCGGCCTCCGTCGCAGAGGCTTCCTCGCCGCCGCCTCAGGAGTGGGCGCCCTCGCCCTCGTCGGCTGCGGCGGCTCGGACAATGAATCGGGCAACGACTCCGGCTCGGGTACGGGCGGCGGGAGCGACGGAAAGCCCCGGCGCGGCGGGCGGCTGCGGGCCGCCTTCGCGGGCGGTGGCGCGAGCGAGACGCTCGATCCGCATCTGGCCAACCTCTTCGCCGACGCGGCCCGCGCCAAGGCACTCTTCGACAAGCTCGCCGACTACGGCGACGATCTCTCCGCCCAGCCACGCCTGGCCTCCGGCTGGGAGCCGAACGCGGGCCTGGACCGCTGGCGGGTCACCCTGCGGAAGGCGGACTTCCACGACGGGAAGCCCGTCACCGCCGAGGATGTGCTGTTCAGCTACCGCCGGATCGCCGACCCCGAGAAGGCGTTCCGTGCCAGGGCGTCCCTCGAACCCATCGACCTGAAGGCGAGCCGGGCCGTCGGCGAACGGACCATGGAATTCGTCCTCAAGCGGCCGATCGCCGAATTCCCCAACGTCCTGGCCGCGTTCGGCGCATACATCGTGCCCGACGGGACGTCGGATGCCGACTTCGACAAGAAGCCGGTCGGCTCCGGGCCGTTCCGTTTCGTGTCGTTCGCGCCGGGCCGCTCGGCGGTCTTCCGCCGCAACGACGCCTACTGGGACGGCGCCCCGCACCTCGACGAGCTGGAGTTCGTCGTCGCCAACGAGGAGTCCGCGCGGGTCAACGCGCTGCTCGGCGGGCAGGTCGAGTACGCCCATGAGCTCAACCCGACGACCGCACGCGCCCACGAGGGCAAGGGCCGGATCCAGATCGTACGGTTGCGGAACAGCGCCATGCAGGCCTTCGCCATGAAGACGGACCGGGCCCCCTTCGACGACAAGCGGGTCCGGGAGGCGTTCTTCCTGATCGCCGACCGGCAGGAGCTGATCGACGGCGCACTGTCCGGGGCGGGCGTGGTCGGCAACGATCTGTTCGGCAAGGGGTACGAGTACTACGCGGAAGGTCTGCCGCAGCGTCGGCAGGACCTCGACCGGGCCCGCTCCCTCCTGAAGAAGGCGGGCGCGGAGAAGCTGAAGGTCACGCTGGACACGTCGGCGGTCGCGGCCGGTTTCACCGAGGCGGCCGGCATCTTCCGCGACCAGGCCGCCAAGGCCGGAGTCACCGTCGACGTGAAGATGGGCAGCAAGGACTCGTACTGGGCGGACATCCTCGATTCCGGGACCCTGTGCTGCTACCGCTCGGGGGCCATGCCCATCGAGTCGCACATCTCGCAGCGGCTGCTCACCGACTCCACCACCAACGCCACCCAGTGGCACCACAAGGACTTCGACGCGCTCTACCACCAGGCGCAGTCCACGAAGGACGAGACGGAACGCACCGCCGTGTTCGGGCGGATGCAGCGCAGGCTGTACGCCGAGGGCGGCTTCCTGGTGTGGGGGTTCGCCGACTGGATCATCGGAACGGGCCGTGCTGTCAAGGGAGTTGAGCGGTCAGCGCCCGCGAACTCACTGGACTGGGCGCGGTTCGACAAGGTCTGGCTGGCGTGA
- a CDS encoding ABC transporter permease, with product MRGRTKWLPSGRFALAAALVCVPLVLVLFGPLFAGEPGPRATSFTLGGGHWLGTDFVGRDVWRQVLLGGRPVVVVALAATTLAYLVALPVGLISALTHRTWLEEVLMRPLDVLLAVPSLLMILLVASVFSPGAGGLALLVALVNIPDAARIVRAAAADVASRPAVEALRMQGESWWRIAVGHVGRSILRPLAADAGVRLTGALYLVATAAFLGIGVAPDAADWAVMVDRNRTGLFVQPWAVVVPALLIVTLTMGCNLLFDALLLSTERADVRNGVRHGVRARDHVKEPRP from the coding sequence GTGAGAGGACGGACGAAGTGGCTGCCGTCGGGGCGCTTCGCGCTCGCGGCCGCTCTCGTTTGCGTACCGCTGGTCCTGGTTCTGTTCGGGCCGCTGTTCGCGGGTGAACCCGGGCCGCGGGCCACGTCGTTCACGCTCGGCGGCGGGCACTGGCTCGGCACGGACTTCGTGGGGCGTGACGTGTGGCGACAGGTGCTGCTCGGCGGCCGACCCGTGGTGGTCGTGGCGCTCGCGGCGACGACGCTGGCGTATCTGGTGGCGCTGCCGGTCGGGCTGATCAGCGCACTCACTCACCGAACTTGGTTGGAGGAGGTGCTGATGCGACCGTTGGACGTGCTCCTCGCCGTGCCGTCGCTGCTGATGATCCTGCTGGTCGCGTCGGTGTTCTCGCCCGGGGCGGGTGGTCTCGCTCTGCTGGTGGCGCTCGTCAATATCCCGGACGCGGCGCGCATCGTGCGCGCCGCGGCGGCTGATGTGGCCTCGCGTCCGGCGGTGGAGGCGCTGCGGATGCAGGGCGAGTCGTGGTGGCGCATCGCCGTCGGACATGTCGGCCGGTCGATCCTGCGGCCGCTCGCCGCCGACGCGGGGGTACGGCTGACAGGCGCCCTCTATCTGGTGGCCACGGCCGCCTTCCTGGGCATCGGAGTGGCCCCGGACGCGGCCGACTGGGCGGTGATGGTGGACCGCAACCGTACGGGGCTGTTCGTGCAGCCGTGGGCCGTGGTGGTCCCGGCACTGCTGATCGTGACGCTGACGATGGGGTGCAATCTGCTGTTCGACGCGCTGCTGCTCAGCACCGAACGGGCTGACGTTCGGAACGGCGTTCGCCATGGGGTTCGTGCTCGTGACCATGTGAAGGAGCCACGTCCGTGA